Proteins from one Amycolatopsis endophytica genomic window:
- a CDS encoding ABC transporter ATP-binding protein yields the protein MTTSLPTARTMSTGHQPAVELRGVTRTYATGQHSVRALDGVSVAFPTGSWTAVMGPSGSGKSTLLHCAAGLERVTAGQVLLGGADITSAGDGELTALRRSDIGFVFQSFNLIGSLTAEQNVALPLRLAGRRVSTKDVRAVLTAVGLDDRRKHRPRELSGGQQQRVAIARAMVTRPRVLFADEPTGALDSGAARTVLGLLRDLVAAGQSIVMVTHDPAAAASADAVVFLRDGRIVDHAVSPDAREVADRLARLEA from the coding sequence ATGACAACGTCCCTGCCAACGGCCCGCACCATGTCGACGGGCCACCAGCCCGCCGTCGAGTTGCGCGGCGTCACCCGGACCTACGCGACGGGCCAGCACAGCGTCCGCGCGCTGGACGGCGTCAGCGTCGCCTTCCCCACCGGCTCCTGGACCGCCGTCATGGGGCCGTCCGGCTCCGGCAAGTCGACGCTGCTGCACTGCGCCGCCGGTCTGGAACGGGTCACCGCCGGGCAGGTCCTGCTCGGCGGCGCGGACATCACCTCCGCCGGGGACGGTGAGCTGACCGCGCTGCGCCGCAGCGACATCGGATTCGTCTTCCAGAGCTTCAACCTCATCGGCTCGCTCACGGCGGAGCAGAACGTCGCTCTGCCGCTGCGGCTCGCGGGCCGCCGGGTGTCCACGAAGGACGTCCGGGCCGTGCTCACGGCCGTGGGACTGGACGACCGCCGCAAGCACCGCCCGCGGGAGCTGTCCGGCGGCCAGCAGCAGCGCGTCGCGATCGCCCGCGCCATGGTCACCCGGCCGCGCGTGCTCTTCGCCGACGAGCCCACCGGCGCGCTCGACTCCGGCGCCGCCCGCACGGTCCTCGGCCTGCTGCGCGATCTGGTCGCCGCCGGTCAGAGCATCGTGATGGTCACCCACGACCCGGCCGCCGCCGCGAGCGCCGACGCGGTGGTGTTCCTGCGGGACGGCCGGATCGTCGACCACGCCGTCTCCCCGGACGCCCGCGAGGTCGCCGACCGCCTGGCACGGCTGGAGGCCTGA
- a CDS encoding universal stress protein: protein MADEIVVGVDGSAAALDAVRWAAGEAALRKLPLRLVYAADVTGGRFDGGLPVPQTFFDELERAGQQLLAEAARAAGEATVTTEMPLEPAVSLLLDQSRTARMIVLGSSGRGGFTGMLAGSTAVSVSAHAHCPVAVVRGRPGATGPVVAGIDGSPTSEQALAVAFDEAAWREVPLVAVHAWSDADYGVPLPVPDLDWSTIEREQQRLLSERLAGWRERYPDVRVERVVVRDRPRDELLARSARAQLVVVGSRGRGGFRGLVLGSTSQALIHHAECPVLVVRPEQG from the coding sequence ATGGCGGACGAGATCGTGGTCGGGGTGGACGGATCGGCGGCGGCCTTGGACGCCGTCCGGTGGGCGGCGGGCGAGGCGGCGCTGCGGAAGCTGCCGTTGCGGCTGGTGTACGCGGCCGACGTCACCGGGGGCCGCTTCGACGGCGGGCTGCCGGTGCCGCAGACCTTCTTCGACGAACTGGAGCGCGCGGGGCAGCAGCTGCTGGCCGAGGCGGCCCGCGCGGCGGGTGAGGCGACGGTGACCACCGAGATGCCGCTCGAACCGGCGGTCTCGCTGTTGCTCGACCAGTCCCGCACGGCGCGGATGATCGTGCTGGGCTCGTCCGGGCGGGGCGGGTTCACCGGCATGCTCGCCGGATCGACCGCGGTGTCGGTGAGCGCGCACGCGCACTGCCCGGTCGCGGTGGTGCGCGGACGGCCCGGCGCGACCGGTCCGGTGGTGGCCGGGATCGACGGCAGCCCGACCAGCGAGCAGGCACTGGCGGTGGCCTTCGACGAGGCCGCGTGGCGCGAGGTGCCGCTGGTGGCGGTCCACGCCTGGAGCGACGCCGACTACGGTGTCCCGCTGCCGGTCCCGGACCTCGACTGGTCCACGATCGAGCGCGAACAGCAACGGCTGCTGTCCGAACGACTCGCCGGATGGCGGGAGCGCTACCCGGACGTGCGCGTGGAGCGCGTGGTGGTGCGCGACCGGCCCCGGGACGAGCTGCTGGCCCGCAGCGCGCGGGCGCAGCTGGTGGTGGTGGGCAGCCGGGGCCGGGGCGGGTTCCGGGGGCTGGTGCTGGGGTCGACGAGCCAGGCACTGATCCACCACGCCGAATGCCCGGTGCTGGTCGTGCGCCCGGAACAGGGGTAG
- a CDS encoding zinc-binding dehydrogenase, producing the protein MRVIVAERFGGPEVLRVKRVPDAHPGPGQVVVEVKVAGVLSLDAAIRRGEAGERFPVSPPYVPGAGAAGQVTEIGDGVDGSWCGEWVLADVDGGGYAEQVLATPDQLIRVPPGVGLREAMALLHDGGTALAVFERVAVTRGDRVLVQPAGGGLGSLLVQLAHAAGARVTGAARGAEKLETVRGLGADAVVDYSEPGWADRVGPVDVAFDGVGGTLGREAARLVVPGGRYSNYGWAGGAPVPPEEVNPEVTAYGMEQLSEYAPGRRDRARRMLDLAARGAVHTVIGQTFPLARAAEAHRALEARTATGKTLLVI; encoded by the coding sequence ATGCGAGTGATCGTGGCGGAACGGTTCGGTGGCCCCGAGGTGCTGCGGGTGAAGCGGGTGCCCGACGCGCATCCCGGGCCGGGGCAGGTCGTGGTCGAGGTGAAGGTCGCGGGGGTGCTGTCGCTCGACGCGGCGATCCGGCGCGGCGAGGCGGGCGAGCGGTTCCCGGTGTCACCGCCGTACGTGCCGGGGGCCGGGGCGGCCGGGCAGGTCACCGAGATCGGCGACGGCGTGGACGGGTCGTGGTGCGGCGAGTGGGTGCTGGCCGACGTCGACGGCGGCGGCTACGCCGAACAGGTGCTCGCGACGCCGGACCAGCTGATCCGCGTTCCCCCCGGGGTGGGGCTGCGCGAGGCGATGGCGCTGCTGCACGACGGCGGCACGGCGCTGGCGGTGTTCGAGCGCGTGGCGGTCACGCGCGGCGACCGGGTGCTGGTCCAGCCCGCGGGGGGTGGGCTGGGCAGCCTCTTGGTGCAGCTGGCGCACGCGGCGGGCGCGCGGGTGACCGGCGCGGCGCGCGGTGCGGAGAAGCTGGAGACGGTACGCGGCCTGGGCGCGGACGCGGTGGTGGACTACAGCGAGCCCGGCTGGGCGGACCGGGTGGGGCCGGTGGACGTGGCGTTCGACGGCGTCGGCGGCACCCTCGGCCGCGAGGCGGCCCGGCTGGTGGTCCCGGGCGGCCGGTACTCGAACTACGGCTGGGCCGGTGGCGCGCCGGTCCCGCCCGAGGAAGTGAATCCGGAGGTGACCGCCTACGGGATGGAGCAGCTGTCCGAGTACGCCCCGGGCCGTCGCGACCGGGCCCGGCGCATGCTCGACCTCGCCGCGCGGGGTGCGGTGCACACGGTGATCGGACAGACCTTCCCGCTGGCCCGCGCCGCGGAAGCCCACCGCGCGCTGGAAGCCCGCACCGCCACGGGAAAGACCCTGCTGGTGATCTGA
- a CDS encoding DUF2332 family protein, with amino-acid sequence MDALPVVTTTWALSRITHENRLRFLRLLDEAATGRAVAWVSAEGVGVAPAIPTMGDRRASGHSILGVAVFEHAETRTWALGRCWSKGRLLSWPSDA; translated from the coding sequence GTGGACGCCCTGCCAGTGGTCACCACGACCTGGGCCCTGTCCCGGATCACGCACGAGAACCGCCTGCGCTTCCTGCGCCTCCTCGACGAAGCCGCGACCGGCCGGGCGGTGGCGTGGGTGTCCGCGGAGGGCGTCGGCGTGGCGCCGGCGATCCCGACGATGGGCGATCGCCGCGCGTCCGGGCACAGCATCCTCGGCGTCGCGGTGTTCGAGCACGCGGAAACCCGCACCTGGGCGCTCGGCCGCTGCTGGTCGAAGGGCCGCCTCCTGTCCTGGCCGTCGGACGCCTAG
- a CDS encoding DNA polymerase IV, whose protein sequence is MSEGNWVLHVDLDQFIAAVEVARHPELRGKPVVVGGSGDPAERAVVATASYEAREFGIQSGTPLRLAAKRCPDAVFLPVDKDAYEEVSERVMATLRSFPVVVEVLGWDEAFLGARAGDPEALAADIQRRVGADTGMSCSVGIGDNKVRAKIATGFAKPAGVYRLTRANWVEVMAERPTDALWGIGRKTAKKLAAAGLTTVRELGLADPDELARRFGPTMGPWYRLLAQGAGDTEVTATPYVARSRSRETTFQTDLTDRAEIGEQVSVLAARVADDVLAEGRPAVRIGVKVRFKPFLTYTRSLTLAAPTSERADIDGAAQSLLDRFEWTRPVRLLGVRAEFERAD, encoded by the coding sequence GTGTCGGAGGGCAACTGGGTCCTGCACGTCGACCTGGACCAGTTCATCGCGGCGGTCGAGGTCGCCCGTCATCCGGAGCTGCGCGGGAAACCGGTGGTCGTCGGCGGGTCCGGGGACCCCGCCGAGCGCGCGGTGGTGGCCACGGCGTCGTACGAGGCGCGGGAGTTCGGGATCCAGTCGGGGACGCCGCTGCGGCTGGCGGCCAAGCGGTGCCCGGACGCGGTGTTCCTGCCGGTCGACAAGGATGCCTACGAGGAGGTGTCCGAACGGGTGATGGCGACGCTGCGGAGCTTCCCGGTGGTCGTCGAGGTGCTCGGGTGGGACGAGGCGTTCCTCGGCGCCCGCGCTGGTGACCCGGAGGCACTGGCGGCGGACATCCAGCGCCGCGTGGGCGCGGACACCGGCATGTCGTGCTCGGTCGGGATCGGCGACAACAAGGTGCGGGCCAAGATCGCCACCGGCTTCGCCAAACCCGCCGGCGTCTACCGGCTGACGCGGGCCAACTGGGTCGAGGTGATGGCGGAGCGGCCCACGGACGCGTTGTGGGGGATCGGCCGCAAGACCGCGAAGAAACTGGCGGCCGCCGGGCTCACCACCGTCCGCGAACTCGGCCTGGCCGATCCGGACGAGCTGGCGCGGCGGTTCGGGCCGACGATGGGCCCGTGGTACCGGCTGCTCGCCCAGGGCGCGGGCGACACCGAAGTGACGGCGACGCCGTATGTCGCGCGGTCGAGGAGCAGGGAGACGACGTTCCAGACCGACCTGACCGACCGCGCCGAGATCGGCGAGCAGGTGTCGGTGCTGGCGGCCCGCGTCGCCGACGACGTCCTCGCCGAGGGCCGTCCCGCGGTGCGGATCGGCGTCAAGGTGCGGTTCAAGCCGTTCCTCACCTACACCCGGAGCCTGACACTTGCCGCCCCGACGAGTGAGCGTGCGGACATCGACGGGGCCGCACAGTCGCTTTTGGACCGTTTCGAATGGACCCGCCCGGTGCGGTTGCTGGGGGTGCGGGCGGAGTTCGAGCGCGCGGACTAG
- a CDS encoding cobalamin-binding protein, whose amino-acid sequence MRIVSLLPAATDIVAELGLAGHLVGRTHECDWPPGIESVPVVTASEITTGMSSREISTAVGGAHEGSALYALDAERLAALEPDIVLTQDLCDVCAVSYHRVSEAVRLINTGPRVLSLEPRTLAGILDCLRRVGDLLGVPGVAAERVAAIQARWTALEQRTRDEARPRAAAIEWLDPVWPAGHWVPEQITAAGGMPLLAEPGEHTTAVEWSRVVEARPDVLLLLPCGLPPDRTEAELDVLTARAGWTDLPAVRDGQVWILDGPAHFNRPGPRVVRGAEVLAHVLHGIGDVEPGEARQASRTSISGGVRRV is encoded by the coding sequence GTGCGGATCGTGTCGCTGCTGCCCGCCGCCACGGACATCGTGGCGGAGCTGGGCCTTGCCGGGCATCTGGTCGGGCGAACGCACGAGTGCGACTGGCCGCCAGGGATCGAATCGGTGCCGGTCGTGACCGCGAGCGAGATCACCACCGGAATGAGCAGCCGCGAGATCTCCACGGCCGTCGGCGGGGCGCACGAAGGCTCCGCGCTGTACGCCCTCGACGCGGAGAGGCTCGCCGCCCTGGAACCGGACATCGTTCTCACCCAGGACCTGTGCGACGTCTGCGCGGTGTCCTACCACCGCGTCTCCGAGGCCGTCCGGCTGATAAACACCGGCCCGCGCGTGCTCAGCCTCGAACCACGCACCCTGGCCGGCATCCTCGACTGCCTTCGCCGCGTCGGCGACCTCCTCGGCGTACCCGGCGTCGCCGCCGAGCGCGTCGCCGCGATCCAAGCGCGGTGGACCGCCCTCGAACAGCGGACCCGCGACGAGGCACGGCCACGCGCCGCCGCGATCGAGTGGCTCGATCCGGTCTGGCCCGCCGGGCACTGGGTGCCCGAACAGATCACCGCGGCCGGCGGGATGCCACTGCTCGCGGAACCGGGCGAGCACACCACGGCGGTCGAGTGGTCCCGGGTCGTCGAAGCGCGGCCGGACGTTCTGCTCCTGCTCCCCTGCGGCCTGCCGCCCGACCGGACCGAAGCCGAACTCGACGTGCTGACCGCACGCGCCGGCTGGACGGACCTGCCCGCCGTGCGCGACGGGCAGGTCTGGATCCTCGACGGCCCGGCCCACTTCAACCGGCCGGGCCCGCGCGTCGTGCGCGGCGCCGAGGTCCTCGCCCACGTCCTGCACGGCATCGGCGACGTCGAGCCCGGCGAAGCCCGTCAGGCGAGCCGCACCTCGATCTCCGGCGGCGTCCGCAGGGTCTGA
- a CDS encoding OsmC family protein yields the protein MDATELKELQGPLKERYRDSPEDALITLHANAELDGLGISCKVETGRAMVEAGLHPATGGDGSLACSGDMLLEALVACSGVTLRAVATSLGLEIRGGTVRAEGDLDFRGTLGVDKSAPVGFASIRLSFDLDTDASEEQLATLRKLTERYCVVYQTLRTPPEIEVRLA from the coding sequence ATGGACGCGACCGAACTGAAGGAACTGCAGGGCCCGCTCAAGGAGCGTTACCGCGACTCCCCGGAGGACGCGCTGATCACGTTGCACGCCAACGCGGAACTCGACGGCCTGGGTATCTCGTGCAAGGTGGAGACCGGGCGGGCGATGGTCGAGGCCGGCCTGCACCCGGCGACCGGCGGCGACGGCAGCCTCGCCTGTTCCGGGGACATGCTGCTGGAGGCGCTGGTGGCGTGTTCCGGGGTCACGCTGCGGGCGGTCGCCACGTCGCTGGGCTTGGAGATCCGCGGCGGGACCGTGCGGGCCGAGGGTGACCTGGACTTCCGCGGCACGCTCGGCGTCGACAAGTCGGCGCCGGTCGGGTTCGCCTCGATCCGGCTGTCGTTCGACCTGGACACCGACGCCTCCGAAGAGCAGCTCGCGACGCTGCGCAAACTGACCGAGCGGTACTGCGTGGTGTATCAGACCCTGCGGACGCCGCCGGAGATCGAGGTGCGGCTCGCCTGA
- the lysA gene encoding diaminopimelate decarboxylase gives MTLAEVLPSVGLAGEPPLDPGLWPVTTRIADGGDLTCGGVSLVRLAARFGTPVQVFDEAEIRRRAALLRTAFPDAEIAFATKALPVRGILRRLDGFSADVCSAGEIALARSAGVPGERILVHGNVKTPEDLKAAFAAHAGRIVADSADEIDQLAALAPAGQRVLVRVTPGVDAHTHHALATAVEGQKFGLSLASGAALDAVGHLLAQPGLRAAGLHCHLGSQVRGTSAYEEAARRMVGLLAQVRDRHGVTLDQLDLGGGFTVPYRPGEGAFDLTGAARRVLGTLRRECDRHRLPVPRLVLEPGRWLVATAGITLYRVAAVKGGFVAVDGGMSDNPRPALYGARYTARLVGRHTKAPRRPVTIAGRHCEAGDLLAEDVPLPADVRAGDLLAVPVSGAYHHALASNYNLVGRPPLIAVADGAARVLVRRETEEDLLRRDLG, from the coding sequence ATGACACTCGCCGAGGTGCTGCCCAGCGTCGGGCTCGCGGGAGAACCACCGCTGGACCCCGGACTCTGGCCGGTCACCACCCGCATCGCCGACGGGGGCGATCTGACCTGCGGCGGTGTGAGCCTGGTCCGGCTCGCCGCGCGGTTCGGCACCCCGGTGCAGGTGTTCGACGAGGCCGAGATCCGCCGCCGCGCCGCGCTGCTGCGCACGGCGTTCCCGGACGCCGAGATCGCCTTCGCCACCAAGGCGCTGCCCGTGCGCGGGATCCTCCGGCGACTGGACGGGTTCAGCGCCGACGTCTGCTCCGCCGGGGAGATCGCCCTCGCCCGCTCGGCGGGAGTGCCGGGCGAGCGGATCCTGGTGCACGGCAACGTCAAGACGCCGGAAGACCTCAAGGCCGCGTTCGCCGCGCACGCGGGCCGGATCGTGGCCGATTCGGCCGACGAGATCGACCAGCTCGCCGCGCTGGCACCGGCCGGGCAACGGGTCCTCGTCCGCGTCACGCCGGGCGTCGACGCGCACACCCACCACGCGCTCGCGACCGCGGTCGAGGGCCAGAAGTTCGGGCTCTCCCTCGCCTCCGGCGCGGCGCTCGACGCGGTCGGCCACCTGCTTGCCCAGCCCGGCCTGCGTGCCGCCGGGCTGCACTGCCATCTCGGCTCGCAGGTGCGCGGCACGAGTGCCTACGAGGAGGCCGCGCGCCGCATGGTGGGCCTGCTCGCCCAGGTCCGCGATCGGCACGGCGTCACGCTGGACCAGCTCGACCTCGGCGGCGGGTTCACCGTCCCCTACCGGCCCGGTGAGGGCGCCTTCGACCTGACCGGCGCCGCCCGCCGCGTCCTCGGCACGCTGCGGCGGGAGTGCGACCGGCACCGGCTACCGGTCCCGCGCCTGGTGCTCGAACCGGGGCGCTGGCTGGTCGCGACGGCCGGGATCACGCTGTACCGGGTCGCCGCCGTCAAGGGCGGTTTCGTCGCCGTCGACGGCGGCATGAGCGACAATCCGCGCCCGGCGCTGTACGGCGCGCGCTACACCGCCCGCCTCGTCGGACGGCACACCAAGGCACCGCGGCGGCCGGTGACGATCGCGGGACGGCATTGCGAGGCGGGCGATCTGCTGGCCGAGGACGTCCCGCTGCCCGCCGACGTGCGGGCCGGTGACCTGCTCGCCGTCCCGGTCAGCGGGGCCTACCACCACGCACTGGCGTCGAACTACAACCTCGTCGGCCGCCCGCCCCTGATCGCGGTCGCCGACGGCGCGGCGCGCGTGCTGGTGCGCCGCGAGACGGAAGAGGACCTGCTGCGCCGCGACCTGGGATAG
- a CDS encoding LysR family transcriptional regulator, with amino-acid sequence MERRQLEYFVAIVEQGGFTSAARALHVAQPSLSRAIGKLEHELGVTLFHRVGRNAVLSTAGEALADRARLVLRDLDALRAAAGAIGDGAAGRVDVAATSSSGLEPVTSIVAELARRHPGVTVSTSSALSAIEVVAMVLQGRCEVGVCGSAERPSGRGLVTHHLRDEEFLLVASPGTLDVRGDVVAPEFLRGMRFVVTKPATAVRALFDRLAATVGEMTIAAEVGDRSVVLPMVLRGIGAGLMPDGWSDLARRAGADVYRFDPAERLPQWLVHRQGPVTAATRAFIDTTLAARDSA; translated from the coding sequence ATGGAACGCCGCCAGCTGGAGTATTTCGTCGCGATCGTCGAACAGGGCGGCTTCACCTCGGCAGCCAGGGCGCTGCACGTCGCGCAGCCGTCGCTGTCCCGCGCGATCGGCAAGCTGGAACACGAGCTGGGGGTCACGCTGTTCCACCGGGTCGGGCGGAATGCCGTGCTCAGCACGGCGGGGGAGGCGCTGGCCGACCGGGCACGCCTGGTGCTGCGTGACCTCGACGCGCTCCGGGCCGCGGCGGGCGCGATCGGTGACGGCGCGGCCGGGCGGGTGGACGTGGCCGCGACCTCGTCGTCCGGGCTGGAGCCGGTCACCAGCATCGTCGCCGAGCTGGCGCGGCGGCATCCGGGCGTCACGGTCAGCACGTCGTCCGCGCTGTCCGCGATCGAGGTGGTCGCGATGGTGCTGCAGGGCCGGTGCGAGGTCGGGGTGTGCGGCAGCGCGGAGCGCCCGTCCGGGCGGGGCCTGGTGACGCACCACCTGCGGGACGAGGAGTTCCTGCTGGTCGCCTCCCCCGGCACGCTGGACGTGCGCGGCGACGTGGTCGCCCCGGAGTTCCTGCGCGGTATGCGGTTCGTGGTCACCAAGCCGGCGACGGCGGTGCGGGCGCTGTTCGATCGGCTGGCCGCGACCGTCGGGGAGATGACGATCGCGGCCGAGGTCGGCGACCGGAGCGTGGTGCTGCCGATGGTGCTCCGGGGCATCGGGGCCGGACTGATGCCCGACGGCTGGTCGGACCTGGCCCGGCGGGCGGGCGCGGACGTCTACCGGTTCGACCCGGCCGAGCGGCTGCCGCAGTGGCTGGTGCACCGGCAGGGCCCGGTCACGGCGGCGACGCGGGCGTTCATCGACACGACGCTCGCCGCGCGCGACTCAGCGTGA
- a CDS encoding gamma-glutamyltransferase family protein, translating into MFTTRPTLQGTHGMVSSTHWLASATAMAVLEDDGNAFDAAVAAGFVLHVVEPHLNGPAGEVPIILAPAGQAPRVLCGQGPAPAGATVAHYTSLGLDLVPGTGPLAAAVPGAFDAWMLLLRDHGSKTLAEVLKYAISYAENGHPAVERIGSTIASVRELFEREWTTSAEVYLPGGRPPAPGELLRNPALGSTWRRLIIEAEAAGPGREKQIDAARRIWREGFIAEAIAEAAAHPAMDTSGERHSGTLTADDLAAFEAGYEDPVTYDWNGWTVAKCGMWSQGPAFLQQLALLPGELEYGTPEYVHTLIEGTKLAMADREAFYGDSADVPLESLLSREYNDSRRALIGERASHEVRPGSPDGRQPRLSKQARLAIGGAVPPPPAAGAGEPTVAKDGTTRGDTCHLDIADRWGNMIAATPSGGWLQSNPVIPSLGFPLGTRLQMCWLDEGLPNSLVPGRRPRTTLSPSMALRDGVPVLAFGTPGGDQQDQWSVHFFLAVALREKVRGSLDLQGAIDAPNWHTDSFPSSFYPRAMKPGSVTVESRIGDSTIAGLRRRGHDVEVGGPWSEGRLCAVARDPETGVLSAGSNPRGMQGYAAGR; encoded by the coding sequence GTGTTCACCACCCGTCCCACGCTGCAGGGCACCCACGGCATGGTGTCGTCCACCCACTGGCTCGCCTCGGCGACGGCGATGGCGGTGCTGGAGGACGACGGCAACGCCTTCGACGCGGCCGTGGCCGCCGGGTTCGTGCTGCACGTCGTCGAGCCGCACCTCAACGGCCCGGCCGGCGAGGTGCCGATCATCCTCGCGCCCGCGGGCCAGGCGCCGCGCGTGCTGTGCGGGCAGGGACCGGCACCCGCGGGGGCGACGGTGGCGCACTACACCTCGCTCGGCCTGGACCTGGTGCCCGGCACCGGCCCGCTGGCCGCCGCCGTGCCCGGCGCCTTCGACGCGTGGATGCTCCTGCTGCGCGACCACGGCAGCAAGACGCTGGCCGAGGTGCTCAAGTACGCGATCTCCTATGCCGAGAACGGCCACCCCGCGGTCGAGCGCATCGGGTCGACGATCGCGAGCGTGCGGGAGCTGTTCGAGCGGGAGTGGACCACCTCCGCGGAGGTCTACCTGCCCGGCGGCCGTCCGCCCGCGCCCGGCGAACTGCTGCGCAATCCCGCGCTCGGCTCGACCTGGCGGCGCCTGATCATCGAAGCCGAGGCCGCCGGTCCCGGCCGGGAGAAGCAGATCGACGCCGCCCGGCGAATCTGGCGCGAGGGCTTCATCGCCGAGGCGATCGCCGAAGCCGCCGCGCATCCGGCCATGGACACCTCCGGCGAACGGCACTCCGGCACGCTGACCGCCGACGACCTCGCCGCCTTCGAAGCGGGCTACGAAGATCCGGTCACCTACGACTGGAACGGCTGGACCGTCGCCAAGTGCGGGATGTGGAGCCAGGGCCCGGCGTTCCTGCAGCAGCTCGCCCTGCTCCCCGGCGAGCTGGAGTACGGCACGCCGGAGTACGTGCACACGCTCATCGAGGGCACCAAACTCGCGATGGCCGACCGCGAAGCCTTCTACGGCGACAGCGCCGACGTGCCGCTGGAGTCGCTGCTTTCCCGCGAGTACAACGATTCCCGCCGCGCCCTGATCGGTGAGCGGGCCTCGCACGAAGTGCGGCCGGGCTCGCCGGACGGGCGGCAGCCCCGGCTGAGCAAGCAGGCGCGGCTCGCCATCGGCGGCGCCGTGCCGCCCCCGCCCGCGGCCGGAGCCGGGGAGCCGACCGTGGCCAAGGACGGCACGACCCGTGGCGACACCTGCCACCTCGACATCGCCGACCGCTGGGGCAACATGATCGCGGCCACCCCGAGCGGCGGCTGGCTGCAGTCCAATCCGGTCATCCCGTCGCTGGGTTTCCCGCTGGGCACCCGGCTGCAGATGTGCTGGCTCGACGAGGGCCTGCCCAACTCGCTGGTGCCGGGCCGCCGCCCGCGCACTACCCTCTCCCCGTCGATGGCGCTGCGCGACGGTGTGCCGGTGCTCGCGTTCGGCACGCCCGGCGGAGACCAGCAGGACCAGTGGAGCGTGCACTTCTTCCTCGCCGTCGCGTTGCGGGAAAAGGTGCGCGGCAGCCTCGACCTGCAGGGCGCGATCGACGCCCCGAACTGGCATACGGACAGTTTCCCGAGTTCGTTCTACCCGCGGGCGATGAAACCGGGAAGTGTCACCGTCGAATCCCGCATCGGCGATTCCACCATTGCCGGACTGCGCCGCCGCGGACACGACGTGGAAGTCGGCGGACCGTGGTCCGAGGGGCGGCTCTGCGCCGTCGCCCGCGACCCGGAAACCGGTGTCCTGTCAGCAGGTTCGAACCCCCGCGGCATGCAGGGCTACGCCGCCGGACGCTAG